In the genome of Pseudarthrobacter sp. IC2-21, one region contains:
- a CDS encoding aromatic acid/H+ symport family MFS transporter, producing the protein MNHTLPAAVPQRPSPGAAGQPAADGPAARFSKGSAAAVLVCWLLVVFDGYDLIVYGTVQSSLISETGWGLTKATAGTIGSMAFVGMMIGAIFAGRMADSWGRRRTILGCAVVFSVFTVLCAFAPNAAIFGILRLLAGIGLGGLVPSANALVAELVPARWRSIIATLMMSGVPIGGSIAALVGIQLIPAFGWEAMFLVAILALVIVVPLGLKYLPETLAPVSAAEKAARKAAGKGSHHQPAGFSSLLRAPYLGISLLFAVATIATLFAWYGLGTWLPNLMQLAGYNLGSALTFALALNLGAVAGSVITAWAGTRFGPIPTAIAAAGVAAAALVVLVTGPPVTVVYLMLVLAGVGTHGTQCLIIAAVASHYPGHLRGTALGWALGTGRIGAVAAPQIGGLLLAAGLGVNSNFLAFAGAAAIAAILLAAVGINLKSKLATSQLATSQGANNV; encoded by the coding sequence ATGAATCACACACTTCCCGCTGCAGTGCCGCAACGGCCTTCGCCGGGGGCCGCCGGCCAACCCGCCGCTGACGGTCCTGCCGCACGGTTCTCCAAAGGTTCGGCCGCCGCCGTCCTCGTCTGCTGGCTTCTGGTGGTCTTCGATGGGTATGACCTCATCGTCTACGGCACGGTCCAGTCGTCCCTTATTTCCGAGACCGGTTGGGGCCTGACCAAGGCCACCGCCGGAACCATCGGGTCCATGGCGTTCGTTGGCATGATGATCGGGGCCATTTTCGCCGGGCGGATGGCCGACTCATGGGGCCGCCGCCGCACCATCCTTGGTTGCGCCGTGGTCTTCTCGGTCTTCACGGTGCTCTGCGCCTTCGCCCCGAACGCGGCGATCTTCGGTATCCTCCGGCTCCTGGCCGGCATCGGACTCGGCGGCCTCGTTCCCTCTGCAAACGCCTTGGTCGCAGAGCTGGTCCCGGCCCGGTGGCGGTCCATCATCGCCACTCTGATGATGTCCGGTGTTCCGATCGGCGGATCCATTGCCGCCCTCGTCGGGATCCAGCTGATCCCCGCCTTCGGCTGGGAAGCGATGTTCCTGGTGGCCATCCTGGCCCTCGTGATTGTGGTGCCGCTGGGTCTGAAGTACCTTCCGGAGACCCTCGCCCCGGTCAGCGCAGCAGAGAAGGCGGCCCGCAAGGCCGCGGGCAAGGGCTCACACCATCAGCCCGCCGGTTTCTCCTCGCTGCTCCGTGCCCCGTACCTGGGCATCAGCCTGCTGTTCGCAGTCGCAACCATCGCCACTCTCTTTGCCTGGTACGGGCTGGGTACCTGGTTGCCGAACCTCATGCAGCTTGCTGGTTACAACCTTGGTTCGGCGCTGACCTTCGCCCTGGCGCTGAACCTCGGCGCCGTGGCCGGTTCGGTGATCACCGCCTGGGCCGGAACCCGGTTCGGGCCCATCCCCACCGCCATCGCCGCAGCCGGTGTCGCCGCCGCCGCGCTGGTGGTCCTGGTTACGGGTCCGCCCGTCACGGTCGTGTACCTCATGCTGGTTCTCGCCGGCGTCGGAACGCACGGCACCCAGTGCCTGATCATCGCCGCAGTCGCCAGCCACTATCCCGGACACTTGCGCGGAACAGCTCTCGGCTGGGCCCTCGGGACCGGACGCATCGGTGCCGTCGCGGCCCCCCAGATCGGTGGCCTCCTGCTGGCTGCCGGGCTGGGCGTCAATTCCAACTTCCTCGCCTTCGCCGGTGCAGCCGCCATTGCTGCGATCCTGCTCGCCGCCGTCGGCATCAATCTCAAATCAAAACTCGCAACATCTCAACTCGCTACATCTCAAGGAGCAAACAATGTCTGA
- a CDS encoding FAD-dependent oxidoreductase: MSEHAASTDVLVIGGGMAGLAGALALRENGAEVTLVERAPEFGEVGAGLQMAPNASRILQRWGLLEKALEIGVQPKHLVFRDAITGEELTRQTLGGEFAERYGAPYVVIHRSDLHRILLEACEAAGVKLVNDVMVESVETVNGRGVAHTAAGVDYEADVVIGADGLRSTLRPLVANDEPVSSAYVAYRGTVPITESTPKADLEDVIVYLGPDCHLVQYPLRKGELLNTVAVFKSPSFEAGVEQYGGVDELEAAYKDCVPAVQEALKNLATGIRWPMYDRDPIENWIAGRMVLMGDAAHPMLQYLAQGACQAIEDAAVLQDATNGTVFTEGSVNPEAWDAAIQEFNGLRAERTARVQRTARIWGESWHVSGLARTLRNLLFKSRKDGDFQYNDWLYGQDQPGTPERREAARPAALSV, translated from the coding sequence ATGTCTGAGCACGCCGCATCCACTGATGTCCTCGTCATCGGCGGAGGGATGGCCGGGCTGGCCGGAGCCCTCGCACTGCGTGAAAACGGCGCCGAAGTGACCCTGGTAGAGCGGGCGCCTGAGTTCGGTGAGGTCGGCGCAGGGCTGCAGATGGCCCCCAACGCCTCCCGCATCCTTCAGCGCTGGGGACTCCTGGAAAAGGCCCTCGAGATCGGTGTCCAGCCCAAGCACCTGGTCTTCCGCGACGCGATCACCGGTGAAGAACTCACCCGCCAGACCCTCGGCGGCGAATTTGCGGAGCGCTACGGTGCCCCTTATGTCGTGATCCACCGCAGCGATCTGCACCGGATCCTGCTTGAGGCCTGCGAGGCTGCGGGCGTCAAGCTCGTCAACGACGTCATGGTCGAAAGCGTTGAAACAGTGAACGGCCGCGGTGTGGCCCACACTGCCGCAGGCGTTGACTACGAGGCCGACGTGGTGATCGGCGCCGACGGCCTCCGGTCCACCCTCCGCCCCCTCGTGGCCAACGACGAGCCGGTCTCCTCGGCCTACGTCGCCTACCGCGGCACCGTGCCGATCACCGAGAGCACTCCCAAGGCTGACCTTGAGGATGTCATCGTCTACCTCGGACCGGACTGCCACCTGGTGCAGTACCCGTTGCGCAAGGGCGAGCTGCTGAACACGGTGGCCGTCTTCAAGTCGCCGTCCTTCGAAGCCGGCGTGGAACAGTACGGCGGGGTGGACGAGCTTGAAGCCGCCTATAAGGACTGCGTCCCGGCCGTTCAGGAAGCGCTCAAGAACCTCGCCACCGGCATCCGCTGGCCCATGTATGACCGCGACCCGATCGAGAACTGGATCGCCGGGCGCATGGTGCTGATGGGCGATGCCGCACACCCGATGCTGCAGTACCTGGCGCAGGGTGCCTGCCAGGCCATCGAGGACGCCGCCGTGCTGCAGGACGCCACCAACGGAACAGTCTTCACTGAAGGCAGCGTCAACCCCGAAGCGTGGGACGCTGCCATCCAGGAGTTCAACGGCCTTCGCGCAGAACGCACCGCCCGGGTTCAGCGGACCGCGCGTATCTGGGGTGAGTCCTGGCACGTCTCCGGCCTCGCCCGGACGCTGCGGAACCTGCTGTTCAAGAGCCGCAAGGACGGGGACTTCCAGTACAACGACTGGCTGTACGGCCAGGACCAGCCCGGCACCCCGGAACGCCGCGAAGCCGCCCGGCCGGCTGCGCTGTCCGTCTGA
- a CDS encoding HAD domain-containing protein, whose translation MLNVTIYLDVDGVVCPFGATGTTPWGTAWRVANAGLLEVAYAAELVDGLNSLARVPGVRCVWLTSWEDMAPRYLCPAIGLAGSRWPWLTAGDAGPGEGWWKLAALQEDVAKTSPHGIVWIDDQLNYEQEAQAWAAILGARILAISPDPRRGISPAQLAAVSSFVAEPVF comes from the coding sequence TTGCTGAATGTCACCATCTACCTGGACGTCGACGGCGTTGTGTGCCCGTTCGGAGCGACCGGCACCACACCGTGGGGTACAGCCTGGAGAGTCGCGAACGCAGGCCTGCTGGAGGTGGCCTATGCCGCGGAGCTGGTTGACGGGCTGAACAGCCTCGCCCGCGTTCCGGGCGTCCGCTGTGTCTGGCTGACCAGCTGGGAGGACATGGCTCCCCGGTACCTCTGCCCCGCCATTGGACTGGCCGGCAGCCGTTGGCCCTGGCTCACAGCCGGAGATGCCGGGCCGGGGGAGGGCTGGTGGAAACTTGCCGCCCTCCAGGAGGATGTCGCCAAGACCTCACCGCACGGGATCGTATGGATAGACGACCAACTCAATTATGAGCAGGAGGCCCAGGCATGGGCGGCCATCCTGGGGGCACGGATCCTTGCCATCTCACCGGATCCGCGCCGCGGAATTTCACCTGCCCAGCTCGCCGCGGTCAGCTCCTTCGTCGCGGAGCCCGTGTTTTGA
- a CDS encoding inorganic phosphate transporter, giving the protein MDITLMVALVIALALFFDFTNGFHDTANAMATPIATGAIKPKTAVTLAAVLNLVGAFLSTEVAKTVSGGIIREGSDGVLITPDIIFAGLMGAILWNMITWLKGLPSSSSHALFGGLIGAAIAGIGFSSVNLETLLQKVILPAVFAPLIAGIVAYICTRLAYALTARHDPETGSKLTQKRGGFRTGQIFTSSLVALAHGTNDAQKTMGIITLVLISAGTQAPGTGPQFWVIAACALAIAIGTYSGGWRIIRTMGSGLTEVKPAQGFAAETSTAAAILASSHLGFALSTTQVASGSVIGSGMGRRGTTVRWNMVGKIALGWLFTLPAAGIVGALTALLVKTGVVGLVIAAVAGTAAVMFMFFFSRKSHVSHHNAVEVEEAGQAVRFAKKKALARARARANEHKDTQR; this is encoded by the coding sequence GTGGATATCACCTTAATGGTAGCGCTGGTCATCGCACTGGCATTATTTTTCGACTTCACAAACGGTTTTCACGACACGGCCAACGCGATGGCCACACCCATTGCCACCGGTGCCATTAAGCCGAAAACCGCCGTCACTCTGGCCGCCGTCCTCAACCTCGTAGGCGCCTTCCTTTCCACGGAAGTTGCCAAGACGGTTTCGGGCGGTATCATCCGTGAAGGTTCGGACGGAGTCCTGATCACCCCGGACATCATCTTCGCCGGTCTGATGGGTGCCATCCTGTGGAACATGATCACCTGGCTCAAGGGCCTGCCGTCGAGCTCCTCCCACGCGCTGTTCGGCGGCCTGATTGGCGCAGCCATTGCCGGCATCGGCTTCAGTTCCGTGAACCTGGAAACACTCCTGCAGAAGGTCATCCTGCCCGCGGTTTTCGCACCGCTGATTGCCGGGATTGTCGCCTACATCTGCACCAGGCTCGCTTACGCGCTGACCGCCCGCCACGACCCCGAAACCGGCAGCAAACTCACCCAGAAGCGCGGCGGTTTCCGCACCGGCCAGATCTTCACGTCCAGCCTCGTTGCCCTGGCCCACGGCACCAATGATGCGCAGAAGACCATGGGCATCATCACCCTGGTACTGATTTCCGCCGGCACCCAGGCGCCCGGTACCGGCCCGCAGTTCTGGGTCATCGCAGCCTGCGCCCTGGCAATCGCCATTGGCACCTACTCCGGCGGCTGGCGCATCATCCGCACCATGGGCTCCGGCCTCACCGAGGTCAAGCCTGCCCAGGGCTTCGCTGCGGAAACCAGCACGGCCGCCGCCATCCTGGCATCGTCACACCTGGGCTTCGCCCTCTCCACCACGCAGGTGGCCTCGGGCTCGGTCATCGGATCGGGGATGGGCCGAAGGGGCACCACGGTGCGATGGAACATGGTGGGCAAGATCGCCCTGGGCTGGCTGTTCACCCTTCCGGCCGCCGGCATCGTGGGCGCGCTGACGGCGCTGCTCGTGAAGACGGGCGTGGTGGGCCTGGTGATCGCTGCCGTCGCCGGAACAGCAGCCGTGATGTTCATGTTCTTCTTTTCCCGGAAGTCCCATGTGAGCCACCACAACGCCGTGGAGGTCGAGGAGGCGGGGCAGGCCGTCCGCTTCGCCAAGAAGAAAGCCCTCGCCCGTGCACGAGCCAGGGCGAACGAGCATAAGGATACTCAGCGATGA
- a CDS encoding dihydrofolate reductase family protein, whose translation MPRIQYFVAASLDGFIATAKDDLTWLLEFDGFEGGKESYESFMDGVGCIVMGGGTFTWLMEHEPGNWPYSGTPCYIFTHHEFTAPPGADVTFVRGPVDEFIPDFMADAGSKNVWVVGGGNLAAQFAAAGRLDDIILSVIPVVLGDGKRLLPVEGPTPPLELTASRTLGRGIVELRYSFGSPERSGP comes from the coding sequence ATGCCAAGGATCCAGTATTTTGTCGCGGCCTCCCTCGACGGCTTCATCGCCACAGCCAAGGATGACCTCACCTGGCTGCTGGAATTTGACGGCTTCGAGGGCGGCAAGGAGAGCTACGAGTCCTTTATGGACGGGGTCGGCTGCATTGTGATGGGTGGCGGCACGTTCACCTGGCTGATGGAGCATGAGCCCGGCAACTGGCCCTACAGCGGCACCCCCTGCTACATCTTCACCCACCACGAGTTCACGGCCCCGCCGGGTGCGGATGTGACGTTCGTCCGCGGCCCGGTGGACGAGTTCATCCCGGACTTCATGGCGGACGCCGGCTCAAAGAATGTGTGGGTGGTGGGTGGCGGCAACCTCGCCGCGCAGTTCGCCGCCGCCGGGAGGCTTGATGACATCATCCTGTCCGTTATCCCCGTAGTGCTGGGTGACGGGAAGCGCCTGCTTCCGGTGGAGGGCCCGACGCCGCCGCTGGAGTTGACGGCGTCCCGCACCTTGGGCAGGGGCATTGTGGAGCTCCGCTACAGTTTCGGATCCCCGGAGCGGTCAGGGCCCTGA
- a CDS encoding hotdog fold thioesterase — MMDNFTPGPFTEELVTAGIPEHLHEWLGALGIGALVVKMGIHFLEMSPERSVATMPVEGNTQVAGILHGGAHVVLAETLGSFAAGMHAGAGRHALGIEVSATHHRAIAAGTVTGTCTAIHLGRTLTTHEIVMTDEQGRRLSTARITNMLRENAPSGP, encoded by the coding sequence ATGATGGACAATTTCACGCCCGGCCCCTTCACTGAGGAATTAGTCACAGCCGGTATCCCGGAGCATCTTCATGAGTGGCTTGGCGCACTGGGCATCGGCGCCCTGGTGGTCAAGATGGGGATCCACTTCCTGGAGATGAGCCCGGAACGGTCGGTGGCCACCATGCCGGTGGAGGGCAACACACAGGTGGCAGGCATCCTGCACGGCGGAGCCCACGTGGTCCTCGCCGAAACGCTGGGTTCCTTCGCTGCCGGAATGCACGCGGGAGCCGGCCGGCATGCTCTCGGCATCGAGGTCAGCGCCACTCACCACCGCGCGATTGCCGCCGGCACTGTCACCGGGACCTGCACCGCCATCCACCTGGGCCGAACACTGACAACCCATGAGATTGTGATGACCGACGAACAGGGCCGGCGCCTTTCGACCGCGCGCATCACCAACATGCTGCGGGAGAACGCCCCGTCAGGGCCCTGA
- the polA gene encoding DNA polymerase I produces the protein MAFRAFFALPADKFSTANGQHTNAIHGFTSMLINLIKEQKPTHVAVAFDVSDDTTHRKAEYSEYKGGRNETPREMSGQIDLIDKVMQAWGIKTIKMPGYEADDILATLATMGEKAGYEVLLVSGDRDAFQLITENVFVLYPRKGVSDIPRMDAAAIQEKYFVTPPQYSDLAALVGESSDNLPGVPGVGPKTAAKWINLYGGLEGVLEHLDAIGGKVGDALRANIEDVKRNRRLNRLHTDLELPVTLEDLADPRPDEAALEQLFDELEFKTIRARLFALYGSEDLEPAERESVDIPDYAAPSNAAELAAFLGAAAGERSAVAVDLVPGRIGEDAAAIAIVRGHAGVYIDLAAQDAESENVLADWLRDPAAPKVMHGYKAALKALSSRGMGLEGVVDDTSISGYLIQPDRRTYELAELAQHHLNVSISAETSKAGQLELAFDGDDAAAADALVHVAAVVQALSRYFESELIERKAGDLLTTLELPVSRVLAEMETAGIAVDMQRMDEQLADLAKVIDNAQELAFAAIGHEVNLGSPKQLQTVLFDELQLPKTKKIKSGYTTDAASLKGLLEKTGHEFLVQLMAHRESSKLRQMLESLKKSVAEDGRIHTTYAQNVAATGRISSNNPNLQNIPIRSEEGRRVRGIFVVSEGYDCLLSADYSQIEMRIMAHLSGDEGLIQAYRDGEDLHRFVGSNIFHVPTDQVTSAMRSKVKAMSYGLAYGLTSFGLSKQLEISVDEARTLMKDYFDRFGAVRDYLRGVVDQARIDGYTATIEGRRRYLPDLTSTDRQLRENAERIALNSPIQGSAADIIKRAMLGVQAELAARGLTSRMLLQVHDELVLEVAPGERDAVEKLVTEQMGSAADLSVPLDVQIGVGPSWYDAGH, from the coding sequence ATGGCCTTCCGGGCCTTCTTCGCCCTGCCGGCGGACAAGTTCTCCACCGCCAATGGCCAGCACACCAACGCCATCCACGGCTTTACGTCCATGCTGATCAACCTGATCAAGGAACAGAAGCCCACGCACGTCGCCGTCGCCTTCGATGTCTCGGATGACACCACTCACCGCAAGGCCGAATACAGCGAGTACAAGGGCGGCCGCAACGAAACCCCGCGGGAGATGAGCGGCCAGATCGACCTGATCGACAAGGTCATGCAGGCCTGGGGCATCAAGACCATCAAGATGCCCGGCTATGAAGCTGACGACATCCTGGCGACCCTTGCCACGATGGGCGAAAAGGCCGGCTACGAAGTGCTCCTCGTCTCGGGCGACCGCGATGCTTTCCAGCTGATCACCGAGAACGTTTTTGTGCTGTACCCGCGGAAGGGCGTCAGTGACATCCCACGCATGGATGCCGCGGCCATCCAGGAAAAATACTTTGTCACCCCGCCCCAGTACTCGGACCTCGCTGCCCTGGTGGGGGAGTCTTCGGACAACCTTCCCGGGGTTCCCGGCGTCGGGCCCAAAACTGCGGCCAAGTGGATCAATCTGTACGGCGGCCTCGAAGGTGTCCTGGAACATCTGGATGCCATCGGCGGCAAGGTGGGCGACGCCCTTCGGGCGAACATTGAGGACGTCAAGCGCAACCGGCGGCTTAACAGGCTGCACACGGATCTTGAGCTTCCGGTGACGCTGGAGGACCTGGCCGACCCGCGGCCGGACGAGGCCGCCCTTGAGCAGCTGTTCGACGAGCTCGAATTCAAGACCATCCGCGCCCGGCTGTTTGCCCTCTACGGCAGCGAAGACCTGGAACCGGCCGAACGCGAAAGTGTGGACATCCCGGACTACGCGGCGCCGTCGAACGCCGCCGAGCTGGCGGCCTTCCTCGGCGCCGCGGCAGGGGAGCGCTCCGCGGTCGCCGTCGACCTCGTGCCCGGCAGGATCGGCGAGGATGCCGCGGCGATCGCCATTGTCCGGGGCCACGCGGGTGTTTACATCGATCTGGCGGCCCAGGACGCCGAATCCGAAAACGTCCTGGCGGACTGGCTGCGGGACCCGGCCGCCCCGAAGGTGATGCACGGCTACAAAGCGGCCCTGAAGGCCCTCTCCAGCCGTGGCATGGGCCTGGAAGGCGTGGTGGATGACACCTCCATCTCCGGGTATCTCATCCAGCCTGACCGCCGGACGTACGAATTGGCCGAACTGGCCCAGCACCACCTCAACGTCAGCATCTCCGCGGAGACGTCCAAGGCGGGCCAGCTTGAGCTGGCGTTCGACGGCGACGATGCTGCCGCCGCCGACGCCCTGGTTCATGTGGCGGCGGTTGTGCAGGCACTGAGCCGGTACTTCGAATCGGAACTGATAGAACGTAAGGCCGGGGATCTGCTGACCACGCTGGAGCTGCCGGTCAGCCGTGTCCTGGCCGAGATGGAAACAGCCGGCATCGCCGTCGACATGCAGCGCATGGACGAGCAGCTCGCTGATCTGGCCAAGGTGATCGACAACGCCCAGGAGCTGGCCTTCGCCGCGATCGGCCATGAGGTCAACCTCGGGTCGCCCAAGCAGCTGCAGACCGTCCTCTTCGACGAGCTGCAGCTACCCAAAACCAAAAAGATCAAGTCCGGATACACCACCGACGCCGCCTCCCTGAAGGGCCTGCTGGAGAAGACCGGCCACGAATTCCTGGTCCAGCTGATGGCGCACCGCGAATCCTCCAAACTCCGCCAAATGCTCGAGTCGTTGAAGAAGTCGGTCGCCGAAGACGGCCGGATCCACACCACCTATGCGCAGAACGTCGCGGCGACGGGCCGGATCTCCTCGAATAACCCCAACCTGCAGAACATCCCCATCCGCAGCGAGGAAGGCCGCCGGGTCCGGGGCATCTTTGTGGTCAGTGAGGGCTATGACTGCCTGCTGTCCGCCGACTACTCCCAGATCGAAATGCGCATCATGGCGCACCTTTCCGGTGATGAAGGCCTGATCCAGGCGTACCGGGACGGCGAAGACCTCCACCGTTTTGTCGGCTCGAACATCTTCCATGTGCCCACGGACCAGGTCACCAGTGCCATGCGCTCCAAGGTCAAGGCCATGTCCTACGGGCTTGCCTACGGCTTGACGTCCTTCGGGCTCTCCAAGCAGCTGGAAATCTCCGTGGACGAGGCCCGCACCCTCATGAAGGACTACTTCGACCGTTTCGGCGCCGTGCGTGACTACCTCCGCGGTGTGGTGGACCAGGCCCGTATTGACGGGTACACGGCCACCATCGAAGGGCGGCGCCGCTACCTCCCGGACCTCACCAGCACGGATCGGCAGCTGCGGGAAAATGCTGAGCGCATTGCCCTGAACTCTCCGATCCAGGGGTCCGCCGCGGACATCATCAAGCGGGCCATGCTGGGCGTGCAGGCTGAACTGGCCGCCCGGGGCCTCACCTCGCGGATGCTCCTGCAGGTCCACGATGAACTGGTCCTGGAAGTCGCACCCGGAGAACGGGACGCGGTGGAGAAGCTCGTCACCGAACAGATGGGATCGGCCGCGGACCTCAGCGTCCCGCTGGACGTCCAGATCGGCGTCGGACCCAGCTGGTACGACGCCGGGCATTAG
- a CDS encoding GNAT family N-acetyltransferase produces MSDDYEIRRFPAAVDGEPGYPEAESWVKAVSFGFHESTRTPEHVAKSLQTYRADRRIFTGAYQTREVAPGSFPAEVPVATFGTMRKTLNIGFGRMLETQLVTAVTVRTSHRRRGLLRRMMSEDLALAKADGVAMAALTASEGSIYGRFGYGVASFERTVTVDTSARFSLVHQAVGRVDVAEPKVLLDVAPEVFARVHRLTPGSVDRQEWYRQLASGSLGRDGKEDPAVKVALHYGPDGGVDGYVSYKFLGWETEPHTMHVVDLVAATHEAYLELWQFLAAIDLIERITWEEAPLDDPLTWALADPRCIDSSDSRDMLWLRILDVVPALQARHYPVDGRLVLEVLDPLGLTAGTFALAVSGGKAAVERVGPEADPDLTLDVSALSSIYLGAVCPVTLTAAGRIREHRQGAALRARGLFAVERAAHCLTHF; encoded by the coding sequence CTGAGTGATGACTACGAAATCCGGCGTTTCCCCGCCGCTGTCGACGGGGAACCCGGTTATCCGGAAGCGGAAAGCTGGGTCAAGGCCGTCTCGTTCGGCTTTCACGAATCCACCCGGACACCCGAACACGTCGCCAAGTCACTGCAGACCTACCGTGCCGATCGGAGGATCTTTACCGGGGCCTACCAAACCCGTGAGGTGGCGCCCGGATCCTTCCCCGCGGAGGTCCCAGTCGCAACCTTCGGCACCATGCGGAAGACCCTGAACATCGGCTTCGGCAGGATGCTGGAAACCCAGCTGGTCACTGCGGTGACCGTACGGACCTCCCATCGGCGCCGCGGACTGCTGCGGCGCATGATGTCGGAGGACCTTGCCCTGGCCAAGGCTGACGGCGTGGCGATGGCTGCCCTGACGGCCTCGGAGGGGTCCATCTACGGGCGCTTCGGTTATGGGGTGGCCAGCTTCGAACGGACCGTCACGGTGGACACCTCGGCCCGGTTCAGCCTCGTCCACCAGGCCGTTGGCCGGGTGGACGTTGCCGAGCCCAAAGTCCTCCTCGACGTGGCGCCGGAAGTTTTCGCCCGCGTGCACCGCCTGACGCCCGGGTCCGTGGACCGCCAGGAGTGGTACCGCCAGTTGGCGTCAGGCTCCCTTGGCCGCGACGGCAAAGAGGACCCGGCCGTCAAGGTGGCCCTGCACTACGGTCCGGACGGGGGCGTGGACGGCTACGTGTCCTACAAGTTCCTGGGCTGGGAGACGGAACCCCACACGATGCACGTGGTGGATCTGGTGGCGGCCACCCACGAGGCCTACCTGGAACTCTGGCAGTTCCTTGCCGCCATCGATCTGATCGAACGGATCACCTGGGAGGAAGCGCCGCTGGATGACCCCCTTACCTGGGCACTGGCCGATCCCCGCTGCATCGACTCATCGGACAGCAGGGACATGCTCTGGCTCCGCATCCTGGACGTGGTTCCGGCCCTTCAGGCGCGGCATTATCCGGTGGACGGCCGGCTGGTGCTGGAAGTCCTCGACCCCCTCGGCCTCACGGCCGGGACGTTTGCCCTCGCAGTCAGCGGCGGTAAGGCCGCCGTCGAACGCGTCGGACCGGAGGCGGATCCGGACCTCACACTGGATGTCTCCGCGCTGTCATCAATTTATCTGGGTGCGGTCTGCCCGGTGACGCTGACGGCAGCAGGGCGGATCCGTGAACACAGGCAGGGCGCGGCGCTTCGGGCCCGCGGGTTGTTCGCCGTTGAGCGCGCCGCCCATTGCCTGACCCACTTCTAG
- the rpsA gene encoding 30S ribosomal protein S1 gives MTITSTEKPGTPVVAINDIGTAEDFLAAVDATIKYFNDGDLVEGTVVKVDRDEVLLDIGYKTEGVIPSRELSIKHDVDPGDVVSVGDQVEALVLTKEDKEGRLILSKKRAQYERAWGDIEKVKEEDGVVTGTVIEVVKGGLILDIGLRGFLPASLVEMRRVRDLAPYIGQQIEAKIIELDKNRNNVVLSRRAWLEQTQSEVRSTFLNKLEKGQVRPGVVSSIVNFGAFVDLGGVDGLVHVSELSWKHIDHPSEVVEVGQEVTVEVLEVDLDRERVSLSLKATQEDPWQTFARTHALGQVVPGKVTKLVPFGAFVRVEDGIEGLVHISELAVRHVELAEQVVSVGDELFVKVIDIDLERRRISLSLKQANEGVDADSTEFDPALYGMAAEYDEEGNYKYPEGFDPESNEWLEGYENQRAAWEQQYADAQTKWEAHKKQVAQHAADDAAAATSGDSDSGTTSYSSEPAAESNAGAGTLASDEALAALREKLTGN, from the coding sequence ATGACCATCACCTCCACCGAGAAGCCCGGTACCCCCGTAGTCGCGATTAACGACATCGGTACCGCTGAGGACTTCCTCGCAGCAGTCGACGCCACCATCAAGTACTTCAACGACGGAGATCTCGTCGAAGGTACCGTCGTCAAGGTCGACCGCGATGAAGTTCTGCTCGACATCGGTTACAAGACCGAAGGTGTCATCCCCTCCCGCGAGCTGTCCATCAAGCACGACGTTGATCCCGGAGACGTTGTCTCCGTTGGCGATCAGGTCGAAGCCCTGGTGCTCACCAAGGAAGACAAAGAAGGCCGCCTGATCCTCTCCAAGAAGCGTGCTCAGTACGAGCGTGCCTGGGGCGATATCGAGAAGGTCAAGGAAGAAGACGGTGTTGTCACCGGTACCGTCATCGAGGTTGTCAAGGGTGGTCTTATCCTCGACATCGGTCTGCGCGGCTTCCTGCCCGCATCCCTCGTCGAGATGCGCCGTGTGCGCGACCTGGCTCCGTACATCGGTCAGCAGATCGAAGCCAAGATCATCGAGCTGGACAAGAACCGCAACAACGTGGTCCTGTCCCGCCGTGCCTGGCTCGAGCAGACCCAGTCCGAGGTCCGCTCCACGTTCCTCAACAAGCTGGAAAAGGGCCAGGTCCGTCCCGGCGTCGTTTCCTCCATCGTCAACTTCGGTGCCTTCGTGGACCTGGGCGGCGTAGACGGCCTCGTTCACGTTTCCGAGCTGTCCTGGAAGCACATCGACCACCCGTCCGAGGTTGTCGAAGTTGGCCAGGAAGTCACCGTCGAGGTTCTCGAGGTCGACCTGGACCGCGAGCGCGTTTCCCTGTCGCTCAAGGCTACGCAGGAAGATCCGTGGCAGACCTTCGCCCGCACCCACGCCCTGGGCCAGGTTGTTCCGGGTAAGGTCACCAAGCTGGTTCCGTTCGGTGCGTTCGTTCGCGTCGAAGACGGCATCGAAGGCCTGGTCCACATCTCCGAGCTGGCTGTCCGCCACGTTGAACTGGCCGAGCAGGTTGTCTCCGTTGGCGACGAGCTGTTCGTCAAGGTCATCGACATCGATCTGGAACGCCGCCGCATCTCGCTCTCCCTCAAGCAGGCCAACGAGGGCGTCGACGCCGACAGCACCGAATTCGATCCGGCTCTCTACGGCATGGCCGCTGAGTACGACGAAGAGGGTAACTACAAGTACCCGGAGGGCTTCGATCCGGAGTCCAACGAGTGGCTTGAAGGCTACGAGAACCAGCGCGCCGCCTGGGAGCAGCAGTACGCTGATGCCCAGACCAAGTGGGAAGCACACAAGAAGCAGGTTGCTCAGCACGCTGCCGACGACGCTGCAGCTGCAACGTCCGGTGACAGCGATTCCGGCACCACCAGCTACTCCTCGGAGCCCGCTGCTGAGTCCAACGCCGGTGCAGGCACCCTTGCATCCGACGAGGCTCTCGCCGCTCTGCGCGAGAAGCTGACCGGCAACTAA